The Platichthys flesus chromosome 8, fPlaFle2.1, whole genome shotgun sequence genome has a window encoding:
- the pcgf1 gene encoding polycomb group RING finger protein 1 isoform X3: MAEQGPMAIAMRLRNQLQSVYKLDPLRNEEEVKLKIKDLNEHIVCYLCAGYFIDATTITECLHTFCKSCIVKYLQTSKYCPMCNIKIHETQPLLNLKLDRVMQDIVYKLVPGLQESEDKRIKEFYQSRGLERVIQPSGDDVAPDAAGLPYTSFDHSKAHFYRYDEQVSLCLERLSSSFAGKDKTKLTLQKFVRCSVRAEVRHLRKVLCHRLKVEKHQVQMLFNNESLPDHMTMKRLWLSHWFGKAQPLVLHYTIKDKRTR; this comes from the exons ATGGCGGAGCAAGGTCCGATGGCCATAGCGATGCGGCTACGAAACCAGCTCCAGTCCGTCTACAAGCTGGACCCGCTGCGGAATGAG gaggaggtgaagttgAAGATCAAGGACCTGAACGAACACATCGTGTGCTACCTGTGTGCCGGTTATTTCATAGACGCCACCACCATCACAGAGTGTTTACACACCT TCTGTAAAAGCTGTATTGTGAAATACCTGCAAACGAGCAAGTATTGTCCGATGTGCAACATCAAAATCCACGAGACGCAGCCGCTACTCAACCTCAAACTGGATCGAGTCATGCAAGACATCGTCTACAAACTGGTGCCTGGACTTCAAGAGA GTGAagacaaaagaataaaagagtTTTATCAGTCACGAGGGTTGGAACGAGTCATCCAACCTTCAGGGGACG aTGTAGCTCCCGATGCTGCAGGTTTACCGTACACGAGCTTTGACCATTCAAAAGCTCACTTCTACAGATATGACGAGCAGGTTTCACTGTGTCTAGAAAGACTAAG TTCGTCGTTTGCtggaaaagataaaacaaaacttactcTTCAG AAGTTTGTTCGATGCTCCGTCCGAGCTGAAGTGAGACACCTACGGAAAGTGCTGTGTCATCGGCtaaaggtggaaaaacaccAG GTCCAGATGTTGTTCAACAACGAGTCTCTGCCCGATCACATGACCATGAAACGATTATGGCTCTCACACTGGTTTGGCAAG gcTCAACCGTTAGTGCTTCACTACACCATCAAGGACAAAAGGACCAGATAG
- the pcgf1 gene encoding polycomb group RING finger protein 1 isoform X1, with amino-acid sequence MAEQGPMAIAMRLRNQLQSVYKLDPLRNEEEVKLKIKDLNEHIVCYLCAGYFIDATTITECLHTFCKSCIVKYLQTSKYCPMCNIKIHETQPLLNLKLDRVMQDIVYKLVPGLQESEDKRIKEFYQSRGLERVIQPSGDDVAPDAAGLPYTSFDHSKAHFYRYDEQVSLCLERLSSSFAGKDKTKLTLQQKFVRCSVRAEVRHLRKVLCHRLKVEKHQVQMLFNNESLPDHMTMKRLWLSHWFGKAQPLVLHYTIKDKRTR; translated from the exons ATGGCGGAGCAAGGTCCGATGGCCATAGCGATGCGGCTACGAAACCAGCTCCAGTCCGTCTACAAGCTGGACCCGCTGCGGAATGAG gaggaggtgaagttgAAGATCAAGGACCTGAACGAACACATCGTGTGCTACCTGTGTGCCGGTTATTTCATAGACGCCACCACCATCACAGAGTGTTTACACACCT TCTGTAAAAGCTGTATTGTGAAATACCTGCAAACGAGCAAGTATTGTCCGATGTGCAACATCAAAATCCACGAGACGCAGCCGCTACTCAACCTCAAACTGGATCGAGTCATGCAAGACATCGTCTACAAACTGGTGCCTGGACTTCAAGAGA GTGAagacaaaagaataaaagagtTTTATCAGTCACGAGGGTTGGAACGAGTCATCCAACCTTCAGGGGACG aTGTAGCTCCCGATGCTGCAGGTTTACCGTACACGAGCTTTGACCATTCAAAAGCTCACTTCTACAGATATGACGAGCAGGTTTCACTGTGTCTAGAAAGACTAAG TTCGTCGTTTGCtggaaaagataaaacaaaacttactcTTCAG CAGAAGTTTGTTCGATGCTCCGTCCGAGCTGAAGTGAGACACCTACGGAAAGTGCTGTGTCATCGGCtaaaggtggaaaaacaccAG GTCCAGATGTTGTTCAACAACGAGTCTCTGCCCGATCACATGACCATGAAACGATTATGGCTCTCACACTGGTTTGGCAAG gcTCAACCGTTAGTGCTTCACTACACCATCAAGGACAAAAGGACCAGATAG
- the pcgf1 gene encoding polycomb group RING finger protein 1 isoform X2 — MAEQGPMAIAMRLRNQLQSVYKLDPLRNEEVKLKIKDLNEHIVCYLCAGYFIDATTITECLHTFCKSCIVKYLQTSKYCPMCNIKIHETQPLLNLKLDRVMQDIVYKLVPGLQESEDKRIKEFYQSRGLERVIQPSGDDVAPDAAGLPYTSFDHSKAHFYRYDEQVSLCLERLSSSFAGKDKTKLTLQQKFVRCSVRAEVRHLRKVLCHRLKVEKHQVQMLFNNESLPDHMTMKRLWLSHWFGKAQPLVLHYTIKDKRTR, encoded by the exons ATGGCGGAGCAAGGTCCGATGGCCATAGCGATGCGGCTACGAAACCAGCTCCAGTCCGTCTACAAGCTGGACCCGCTGCGGAATGAG gaggtgaagttgAAGATCAAGGACCTGAACGAACACATCGTGTGCTACCTGTGTGCCGGTTATTTCATAGACGCCACCACCATCACAGAGTGTTTACACACCT TCTGTAAAAGCTGTATTGTGAAATACCTGCAAACGAGCAAGTATTGTCCGATGTGCAACATCAAAATCCACGAGACGCAGCCGCTACTCAACCTCAAACTGGATCGAGTCATGCAAGACATCGTCTACAAACTGGTGCCTGGACTTCAAGAGA GTGAagacaaaagaataaaagagtTTTATCAGTCACGAGGGTTGGAACGAGTCATCCAACCTTCAGGGGACG aTGTAGCTCCCGATGCTGCAGGTTTACCGTACACGAGCTTTGACCATTCAAAAGCTCACTTCTACAGATATGACGAGCAGGTTTCACTGTGTCTAGAAAGACTAAG TTCGTCGTTTGCtggaaaagataaaacaaaacttactcTTCAG CAGAAGTTTGTTCGATGCTCCGTCCGAGCTGAAGTGAGACACCTACGGAAAGTGCTGTGTCATCGGCtaaaggtggaaaaacaccAG GTCCAGATGTTGTTCAACAACGAGTCTCTGCCCGATCACATGACCATGAAACGATTATGGCTCTCACACTGGTTTGGCAAG gcTCAACCGTTAGTGCTTCACTACACCATCAAGGACAAAAGGACCAGATAG
- the lbx2 gene encoding transcription factor LBX2, which translates to MTSSKDMKAGSVLQSSSEERRRAPLDQLPPPANSNKPLTPFSIEDILNKPSVKKSVASIRPPRVLEKVSGSNSGRNGITTPSSPLCALEELASKTFKGLEVSVIQAAEGREHVNAFGQRQTSKKRRKSRTAFTNHQIYELEKRFLYQKYLSPADRDQIAQQLGLSNAQVITWFQNRRAKLKRDLEEMKADVESLKKITPQTLQKLVTMENIDDAQGGDPESPSISPTSQGHRAFPQSPSSSRDQTTDEFSEDDEEIEVDD; encoded by the exons ATGACCTCTAGTAAAGACATGAAGGCAGGTTCTGTGTTGCAGTCCAGcagcgaggagaggagacgggCTCCCCTGGACCAGCTGCCGCCACCGGCCAACTCTAACAAGCCGCTGACGCCGTTCAGCATCGAGGATATCCTTAACAAACCGTCGGTAAAGAAGTCGGTGGCGAGTATCCGTCCACCGAGAGTGCTGGAGAAAGTCTCGGGCTCTAACTCGGGGAGAAACGGGATCACCACTCCCTCCTCGCCGCTGTGCGCGCTGGAGGAGTTGGCCAGCAAAACGTTTAAGGGTCTGGAAGTCAGCGTGATCCAGGCAGCAGAAG GTCGCGAGCATGTGAACGCCTTCGGCCAGAGGCAGACGtcgaagaagaggagaaagtcgCGGACGGCCTTCACGAACCACCAGATCTACGAGCTGGAGAAGAGGTTCCTGTACCAGAAGTACCTCTCCCCGGCCGACCGCGACCAGATCGCGCAGCAGCTCGGGCTCTCCAACGCGCAGGTCATCACCTGGTTCCAGAACCGCCGGGCCAAGCTCAAGCGGGacctggaggagatgaaggcgGACGTGGAGTCGCTGAAGAAGATCACTCCGCAGACGCTGCAGAAGCTCGTGACCATGGAGAACATTGACGACGCGCAGGGTGGCGACCCCGAGTCACCCAGTATCTCCCCGACCTCGCAGGGACACCGGGCCTTCCCGCAGTCCCCCTCCTCGTCCAGAGACCAAACCACGGACGAGTTCTCGGAGGACGACGAGGAGATCGAGGTGGACGACTGA